AAATGGTTTTAAGTTTTAACTGGTTTGCTTGAGTAGAATCCTATTTTCAATTGAGCTCCTAAACCATTTAGGCCAGTGGGCACCAAATTCAATCGATGGATTGGGAATTTGCACAATTTGAACCAAGTTGATTGCAATTGTGCATGCAATTTAACACAATTAAGATTAGATCTATAAACATTATATTTTGGCAAAAAGAATACGAAGAATTCATCTATAGTGCTATGGATAATctcaaaaaaaattgttaaatattTTTCCTTGTGAACAATGTATACCATGAAATTTTCTTTCCTGGCATCTGGATGTGAAAATTGTTTGTGTTCAATGTACATTTGTACGGATCCATCCATTGGTTAAGCAATGAAGCTCTCATTTGATCAAGGTGTTGAAGCATTGGGTCCATGCATCTAACGATTTTAGGTCATCATGGCAGTGTATCCTTGTCTCGGAGGAAGATGAAGAAGCCACCTTTGTGGAGCCTGCATTGCGGGGAAAGTATAACCATTGACCCTCAAGAATCTGGCTGTTTAGATTCTGAGTTGTAGTAATCTGTAGCCTTTTCACCACGACTGTCAACGGGTGTCTGCAGGTACTGTGTAGTTTTTGACCCACTTGATGGCTCTTCGAACATTGATTGTGGAGTCTCCATTGGAACGgtacagacttcattctttaaTTACTGGAATAAACTTTTTTAACTTTCTACTACTAATATAAATATTATCATAAATTTCAACTAGCTAATTAGTAAATCTTAATGAAGTGAAGAAAAAATCAGCCAATTGGTCAATACTCAGTCAAAGAGTTTGAGGAATTCCACTTGAACCTCATTCTAGTTTTTAATATGGTTGAGAGGAACCCTCAACTAAGTACTGGAATGATAATGATTCACAAAGGAAGAAGCATGACCCTAAAGATTATCGATATATATTCATGCTTCTGTTTTGTTTTCTTAATGAAAAGGTTAGAAAATCAGTGGCAATATTTAAGAATACTTTTTTTTTTCGTTAGAGTAGATCTTTGGAGTATACTCAATAAAGCCTGGAGATGAACCTAAGTTGGAAGATGTTCTGCGACCAGGCAAACACATGGTTGCAGCAGGCTACTGTATGTATGGAAGCTCTTGCACGGTAATAATTGTCCTCGCAAAAAAACATTAGCAATATATGCAGTGAAATTCTTTAAATCTCTAATTAGGTCAATATAGAAAACCATGATAAAATCAAATGATTGAGCATAAGCCCTTGTTTCTTGGAAAATTTATGTCCTCTTGATTAGATTGTCCTTGCCTACCTGTTTTTGATATGGTATACAATTCTGAATACGAATTTTTGGGTTCTATTGATGAAGATTAACTTCCTTCTGCAGCTTGTTCTTAGCACTGGTAGTGGGGTAAATGGTTTTACTCTTGATCCCTCCCTTGGAGAATTCATTTTGACTCATCCAGACATAAAGGTATACAAAACCCCATAAGTGATCCAAGAATTCTATGGATATGCATTCTTACTGCTCTATTCTGTGGATGTGTGTTATGAAGAAAGTTTGGTGAATACCTTTTAGTAACTTTAAGCTCCTAAAGATGATTTGATGAATACTCTGAAAATCTTTCAGGTCCCAAAGAAAGGGAAAATATATTCTGTGAATGAAGGCAATGCGAAGAACTGGGATGAGCCTACAAAAAAGTAATCAGTTAAATGTCTCATGGAATCTCAATTTATTTAGGAAAAGTCACACAAATTTAAAATAGCTTCCAATATTTGCAGGTATGTTGAGAGATGCAAGTTTCCAAAGGATGGATCTTCCCCGAAGTCTCTCAGATACATTGGAAGGTGATAATAATTCCCTTTCTCTTACATGTCTAGGACATTGAAAACATCATCATATATCTTAAGTACTGTAAAAACCAGTGGGCACAGAAAATACCACATGTACGTTTTAAGAACAATTATTAAAATGCAATTTAGTATGCCAGGAAGTAGTGCATTGCCCTTATTATGCAAAACATTGTTATGCATCTCTTGTGCAGCATGGTAGCTGATGTTCACAGAACTCTGCTTTATGGAGGCATTTTCATGTACCCTGCAGACAAGAAGAGTCCCAATGGAAAATTGCGGTATGTCCCATCGATTGATACTTTAGTTGGGAATGTGCATTTAGTATTCAACCCAAAATTAAGGCTCCATGTTTTCTCTGTTCTGTTTGTGCAGTGTATTGTATGAAGTTTTTCCGATGTCTTTCTTAATGGAGCAGGCAGGGGGGCAATCCTTCACAGGAAAGAAACGGGTATGCATTGTTTTCAGTTGATTGAACACTTAAAATGTAACCAAAACCAATTACAGTTCTCAAAGGATAATAGAACACAATTATGAATAATTGACACAGACAATATGATTGGAAGGATAAAGGTATTAGATACCTTCTCATTATGTTGTAACACTTGGCAGGCACTAGACATTGTTCCATCAAAGATTCATGAGCGTTCCTCAGTCTTCCTTGGGAGTTATGATGACGTAGAAGAGATTAAGGCTTTATATGCTCAAGAGGAAGTAAAAGCCTGAAGTTAGTTGGCTGCATTGCCTACTTGGGAATTGTATTTGTAGCCCTGTGTATGGATTTCTATCAATGATAATGACTAAAGTAAATTTTGATTAAGATGACTTCTTCTGCCAATCTGGAAAGAAAAACTAATGGAGTTACTTCTTGGTATATCTACACATGACAAATTAGTGCTAATTTTATTGCCATATGTTAAATACATTAGTACTTCATCTAAGGTAGACATAACTTTTGtcagtttctctctctctctttccctccataTCCCTATTTCAAGCATTGTGTTTCTTGGAGCATCCAATCAGGTACAAAGCTTGTGGTACTCTGGGAAAAATAGCTATATAGACTTGATCTTGTGGTATGGCAGACTCACCTAGCCCTACATATGTGTATAATGAGAAGCCCATGTATAAAATAACCATCACAATTGATTTATTCAAATGTATATGTATAGGGGTTCTGTCCTATGTATGATTAATTATTCAAGAGCTAAATTAATGAATGGTACATAATGTGTAGAAAAATTCACCACTAATACCTTGAGGGTAAATTTTGTTCCTCGTCGCCCCTGTTTTACAAAGGAATTTTTCGTGGAAGTAGAATTCACAGATGTTCACTGAACTACTAAGTAAGATCCAAATAGAAATTGGACTTGTCATTGTGTTCAGAGCAATGTTCTACAAGTCATGCATGCTGTGAAGGTCTGGCTTACAGCTAGGCTGAAAAACACTGCAGTCCATAAAAATGAAATTGAGATGAAAGCTGCTCCTA
The nucleotide sequence above comes from Cryptomeria japonica chromosome 11, Sugi_1.0, whole genome shotgun sequence. Encoded proteins:
- the LOC131047091 gene encoding fructose-1,6-bisphosphatase, cytosolic isoform X2, translating into MEMTTSHGQAGLAKLIGLAGETNVQGEEQKKLDVLSNEVFVKALVSSGRTCILVSEEDEEATFVEPALRGKYCVVFDPLDGSSNIDCGVSIGTIFGVYSIKPGDEPKLEDVLRPGKHMVAAGYCMYGSSCTLVLSTGSGVNGFTLDPSLGEFILTHPDIKVPKKGKIYSVNEGNAKNWDEPTKKYVERCKFPKDGSSPKSLRYIGSMVADVHRTLLYGGIFMYPADKKSPNGKLRVLYEVFPMSFLMEQAGGQSFTGKKRALDIVPSKIHERSSVFLGSYDDVEEIKALYAQEEVKA
- the LOC131047091 gene encoding fructose-1,6-bisphosphatase, cytosolic isoform X1 — its product is MDHAADASRTDLMTITRFVLNEQSRYPESRGDFTILLSHIVLGCKFVCSAVNKAGLAKLIGLAGETNVQGEEQKKLDVLSNEVFVKALVSSGRTCILVSEEDEEATFVEPALRGKYCVVFDPLDGSSNIDCGVSIGTIFGVYSIKPGDEPKLEDVLRPGKHMVAAGYCMYGSSCTLVLSTGSGVNGFTLDPSLGEFILTHPDIKVPKKGKIYSVNEGNAKNWDEPTKKYVERCKFPKDGSSPKSLRYIGSMVADVHRTLLYGGIFMYPADKKSPNGKLRVLYEVFPMSFLMEQAGGQSFTGKKRALDIVPSKIHERSSVFLGSYDDVEEIKALYAQEEVKA